The Nocardia sp. BMG51109 nucleotide sequence CAGGGTAGTTCGCATTCTTAAACTTCGGGAGAACTCGCACGTGAGAACCGCCTACCCGAATATTTTCCGGCTGAGTCGGCACTGTAACCGAGCCCGTCCGGCACGCTCTAGGGTAGTAGGGTGACCGCTCGAATTCGTCCGGACCTCGAGTCCATCCCCGCCTACGCTCCGGGCCGCAGCCGCCCCGGCGCGGTGAAGCTGGCCAGCAACGAGACCACGCTGGGTCCGCTGCCGACCGTCGCCAAAGCCATCGCGGAGGCGGCCGAACTCGCCAACCGCTACCCGGACAACACGTCCAGCGAACTTCGCGCGGCCGTTGCCGAGTTTCACGGCGTGGAGGTGGCGAACGTGGCGATCGGCTGCGGCAGCGTCGCGCTGTGCCAGGAATTGGTGCAGATCACCTGCTCCGCGCCGACGGACGAGGTGCTGTTCGCATGGCGGTCGTTCGAGGCGTATCCGATCGTCACCCAGGTGGGCAACGCCCGGGCGGTACAGGTGCCGCTGACCGATGGGTACGCGCACGATCTCGACGCGATGGCGGCGGGCGTCACCGAGCACACCCGGCTGATCTTCGTCTGCAACCCCAACAACCCCACCGGCACCGCATACGGTCACGCCGAGCTGGTCCGCTTCTTGGACGCCGTGCCCGAGCACGTCCTGGTGGTGCTGGACGAGGCCTACTACGAGTACCTGCGGCTGCCGGCCGACGATCACCCGAACGGCGTGGAGATCGGTCGCGACCGGCCGAACGTCCTGGTGCTGCGGACCTTCTCGAAGGCGTACGGGCTGGCCGGCCTGCGGGTCGGCTACGCGGTGGGCGACCCGGAGGTGATCACCGCGCTGATGAAGGTGCACATCCCGTTCAGCGTGAACCGCCTGGCGCAGGCCGCCGCGATCGCGTCCCTGGACGCCCGGCACGAACTGCTGGAACGCACCGATCACGTTGTCGCCGAACGGAATCGGATGCGCGAGGCACTGCTGAACGCCGGCTATACGGTGCCGCCGA carries:
- the hisC gene encoding histidinol-phosphate transaminase, giving the protein MTARIRPDLESIPAYAPGRSRPGAVKLASNETTLGPLPTVAKAIAEAAELANRYPDNTSSELRAAVAEFHGVEVANVAIGCGSVALCQELVQITCSAPTDEVLFAWRSFEAYPIVTQVGNARAVQVPLTDGYAHDLDAMAAGVTEHTRLIFVCNPNNPTGTAYGHAELVRFLDAVPEHVLVVLDEAYYEYLRLPADDHPNGVEIGRDRPNVLVLRTFSKAYGLAGLRVGYAVGDPEVITALMKVHIPFSVNRLAQAAAIASLDARHELLERTDHVVAERNRMREALLNAGYTVPPSDANFLWLPLGERNVEFGEASAEAGVLVRPYGADGVRVTAGDPHENDLFLTFATDPEVVARFAR